In Asterias rubens chromosome 17, eAstRub1.3, whole genome shotgun sequence, the genomic window gcgcaattatcaatcaaacacagtttaaaaattggccaggggtttccttatgggtggcgaaccctttgtcattgaCTTTTGCTGTTAtgtttcacaggtaaaatataaaacctctgtaataaaaaaaacttatttgtatatcaaaatatttggggggggggtttacaatatctttcaaaatttaccaaatgtgaacttttaatttgaagcggcgcaattttcaatcaaacacagttaaaaaattgaccaggggtttccttacaggttgcgaacccatatcactgataaaaaccacattttattcaaaacaaagttgtgcatttttctttcaaacaatttcataattgaCCACAGAGGTTCCCCtacaggtggcaaaccctttacactgatttgtttttgtttctttcctgaaataaaataaaacggtGAACCTAGAACCTAAATATTTTGTgggttatattcttcaaaagaaaccatatatcttttgtgcatcttttttttttttcatttttaaaaatggctTCCCTGTGGGTGGTGAaccttttcacagattttaattgtaccatctttttttattcattcagaATTCATTATAAATGGTGAAACCTCTAAAACTATAAATGAAAAATCACAATGTTTTGGTGGTTATACTAGTATagacaataaaacaatcaataaagtATGAACAATTCTGTATGTAAACACTTTGAAAATGattctttgaaaatgaaaaggtctgaaaattcagttgattggaaatgtcaatattccatcattcGTGTGCTTGAGCGCCCAGCGCGAAGTTCGTTGACGGCGGGGGTCAAGGGCCGCTTAAGcccctgggagctctgggttttgctgcagcagcaagtGCATTACACGCAAatattattgaaccgtaccactataaacgaagcgaGGAATGAgacaagtttatacatctgtagCTGCTGCTGCACGtatgcgcgatgccaggaagaccaCAAGCCGTAAATAGGGCCAGCTGCTGTTGTTAAGGTGCCGTTTTTCATAAGTCGGAATTCCAACAAAGGTCggaagaatctcatccctgtgatcatcaagatataaacctaaacaatttggacatttcctaagataaaactccagtgtttcactcaccagtgaTCCTAGGCCTTTCTGGCTGATGACCTTGTGACGACCTTCAACATTTTTGCGAGAGTTGAGTCGCAGGTATGAATGATTATtgatagaccacaccatgtaatgcagctgtaatgagaaggaagacaaaaagtgacttttcattcattcaaaaatatgCTGTCTGTGCTAATGATAGTGATATAAATTATGCGGTCACCGCGGATACAAAGAAATTAAATTCACtgataaggccgagtaaaaaaagaaacatgtttagcgtctgGGTTtctcaagatggccgccattctttttaaaatgtcaaatatcaattgttttttctactgttCAAA contains:
- the LOC117301275 gene encoding uncharacterized protein LOC117301275 isoform X1 — protein: MKSHFLSSFSLQLHYMVWSINNHSYLRLNSRKNVEGRHKVISQKGLGSLIDRACAKCGHDGLHFHTRQTLSADKGQTASISAHHATSRD